The following proteins come from a genomic window of Bradyrhizobium paxllaeri:
- a CDS encoding DUF6494 family protein → MNEDVFNASLRKFLKQVGVTSQREIEKAVRDALEAGKLKGHEKLPAKMVLTIGSISLSHEIDDEIELG, encoded by the coding sequence ATGAACGAAGACGTCTTCAACGCCAGCCTGCGCAAGTTTCTGAAGCAAGTCGGCGTCACCTCGCAACGCGAGATCGAAAAGGCCGTGCGCGATGCGCTCGAGGCCGGCAAGCTCAAGGGCCACGAGAAGCTGCCGGCGAAGATGGTTCTGACGATCGGCAGCATCAGCCTCTCGCATGAGATCGACGACGAGATCGAGCTGGGCTAG